The genomic interval AACCCGGGACCTCTCGCACCCGAAGCGAGAATCATACCTCTAGACCAACGAGCCGGATTGAACCGCAGTCGACTAATTAGGCAATCTAATGTAAGTCCAAAAAACTTACATATAGCCATTCCATAAGGTTCCGCTTAAATGTCACCCAAAATTATGTTATCTTCTCTCCATATAGCCAACCAATTATTAGACTCTCGTAGCACTAGACCCTTAATTGCTGAGAAAGACTAAAAAGAACTATGTAAATCCATTGCAAGGGTATACAAATCAATTGGTAAATGCCATcactaaatttaaataaaacacgCTTGAAACTATATGATATATTAACAATAATTACTTATATATTGTTTCCTGATTTAATACATTTTCGAGAGTACGGTACTTAGATAGAGATATTCAGTTTTTCACCAGTGTGTTCCCTGATCTTTAAGCCCGCATCACTGCCCGTCTTCTCCTTCTTCGTTTGCCGACGACTGTTGGTCCGACTCCCACTCCCACACCAATCCCCGGGACAGGGGCTAGTTGCAGCAGGAGAGGATTACTGACCAGGGCGGCGGCGATGCCCAGAACGGTGGCACTGGCCAGCGGAATCAGGAAGCTTTTGGCCAGCAAGGCCTTTGGTGAGATCTCTGGCGTTCCCTTATGTGAGACTATCTCGTGGGAGTCGATGGGGTAGGAGCTGTAGGAGTAGTCCACTGGTGGCCCTGGGTAGTGGCCATGCTCGGGTCGGGGTCGGTAAAGGTGGTATGGCCCTCCGGCCTCTCCGCTGGAGGAGTAGCTGTGCCCAGGAGCAGGTCCTGGCTCGTAGCCATGTCCGTTGGATGGTCCATAGTCATACTGATAGGGGTGACTGTCATAGGCGTAACTTTTGCCAGCACTTCCACTGCTGCCATAATGCCCTTAAATGTTAATAAATACATACTTATTGAATC from Drosophila mauritiana strain mau12 chromosome 3L, ASM438214v1, whole genome shotgun sequence carries:
- the LOC117141203 gene encoding uncharacterized protein LOC117141203 yields the protein MFASQGKLLLAFGLCLGLLLTITHASAQNASKESESWRPMQPRKRQAIVKLDPVGSAAAKSYDPPPEFYRGPGSSSSKLDSTAAGFISKPIGALPPVGGAHGSQASGLNDNLSQAYDKWKLGGNIHDRISVGHYGSSGSAGKSYAYDSHPYQYDYGPSNGHGYEPGPAPGHSYSSSGEAGGPYHLYRPRPEHGHYPGPPVDYSYSSYPIDSHEIVSHKGTPEISPKALLAKSFLIPLASATVLGIAAALVSNPLLLQLAPVPGIGVGVGVGPTVVGKRRRRRRAVMRA